A region of the Edaphobacter lichenicola genome:
CGGCGTTCTCGACGATGGTCTTGGTGGGGTACATGGCAGCGCCGCCGACTTCAGGGTCCCTCTGCGCGTTTGCGGTGAGTGAAGTGATTGCCAGAGCGGCGACTGCCAGGGTGGTTAGGAATGTCTTCTTCATGATCGTTATCCTTTTGGTGTTGATTGGTTTCCCAGAAGCTCGTTCCCTGCAGGGGCACTCATAAGCATCTACGTGCGCTTGCTGGGGCTGGATTGGTCTAATTTCCATCATGCTCGTGATATGCCGTTGCAAGAGGCAGCGTTGCGAGGTCTGTTGGGTGTGCGTAACAGTTAGCGAGAAGATGTTGATGGGGTAAAGATGTGCGTGACACGAAGGGGGCGTTGACAATTCCATCGAGTCCTCGTCAACTGAAGGTCGGATGATGGTGAAAGAGCCAATTAGTAGTCGCGGGTTGGTACAGACACGTGAGCAGGGGGACCACCCGGCCGGTGTGCACGATCGCGGCTTGATGCTGATCGGGCTGTTCAAGCTGGCGAAGGCGATCTTCTTCTTCTGTATCGGTGCGGGTGCGATTCACCTGCTGCATAAAGATATTGGCGATGAGGTAACGCGGCTGGCGCTGAAGTTGAGGTTTGACCCTGAGAGCCGGCTGGTTGCTTTGTTGCTCCATAAGGCAGACCTGATCGATGCTCATCGGTTGAGGCAGATCAGTGTAGGGACGTTCGGTTACTCTGCGTTGGCTCTGACCGAGGGGGTCGGACTGCTGCTGGAGAAGGTGTGGGCGGAGTATCTGACGCTGATTCTGACGGTCTCTTTTCTGCCGTGGGAGTTGTATGAGCTGGTCCGAAAGCCGGATGGGTTTCGCTTGAGCCTGCTGGTTATCAATCTGGCAGTGCTTGCGTACCTGGTTTGGCTGCTTCGCCGGAAGAAGTTGTTGGGTGGGAGTTAGCGTCTTCGCTTTTATTTCGCTTACCAGATGGATTCACGCTCTGCAAGTAACGGAGTTGGTATGAATCAACGGTGCCAACACTACAGCTAGCGGTTACCTCTTTCGTACACACAAGTAGCTGAGTTTTCCACATCCCGATATGGGAAATACACAGAAGTTGCACAAATTAGTTCTTTACAGGGCCGGATACCTCGGCGATGCTGGTGGAGCGAAGTAGAAGATTTTGGAGTTTGGTGGACCAAAGTTGGTTCCTTGACAACAAATTCTACAACGCGGAGTTGGTTTTGAACCAAAGATGAGGCGGGAGAGGTATCGAGGTCGTTATGTTTCGGGGAAATCACCCAACACGCGTGGACGAAAAGGGCAGATTGAAGCTGCCTGCCGAGTTCAAGCGCCGTGTGGATGAGCTGTACGGCCCCCAGTTCTACATAACGAGCATGGATGGGAAGCGGGCGCAGGTTTATCCGCTGAAGGAGTGGGAGCAGATCGAGGCGTCGCTTTCGACGATGTCCCCGATGGATCCGGTTCGGAAGAAGTTTCAGGATGTAACGAACTTCTACGGACAGATGGCAGAGATGGATGCGCAGGGCCGGGTGCTGATTCCGCAGAAGCTGCGGGAGCTGGCCAAGGTGACGGGCGAGGTAAATGTCCTGGGGTCGCAGACACTGCTGGAGGTTGTGAATGCAGAGCTGTTCGACGCCGAGATGAAGAAGGCAAGTGGAGCGGTTGAGCTGACGGACGCGGATCTGATGGCGTTCGCAGATAAGACCAAGGCAGTTGCTTAGCAGGTGCAAGGTGGCCCCCAGGGGCAGCACAGAGGGCGGGTGAAGATGAAGAGTCCGCAACATGTGCCGGTTCTTTTAGAGGAAGTTCTGGAGTATTTGAATGTGCGGCCGGGCGGCGTGATCGTTGATGCGACGTTGGGTCTGGCGGGGCACTCTTTGGAGATTGCGAAGAGGCTGGGCGGCAAGGGCAAGCTGATTGGCTTTGACCGTGACCCGGAGGCGATGGAGAAGGCTAAAGCAAGGCTTGAGGTTTTACGGGCTGAGCTTGGCGATGCAATGCCGGAGGTGGCGTTTGAGCCGAGGGCGTTTTCGGAGGCCTCGGGGGTGATTGCACCGGGGAGCCTGGATGGATTGCTTGCTGACTTTGGCGTAAGCAGCCTGCAGCTGGACGAGGCGCACAGAGGATTTAGTTTTCGGACCGATGGACCGCTTGATATGCGGATGGATACGCGCAGCGGGGAGACGGCCGAGCAAGTGGTAAATCAGGAAGACGAAAACGAACTCGCCGACCTGATTTACGAATTCGGAGAGGAAAGGAGGTCGCGGAGAATCGCCAGAGCCATTGTTAGGGCCCGGCCGATTACGACTACAGCAGAGTTGGCTCGAATCGTATCGGCCGAGGCCCCACCAATGAAAGGCGAGAAGATACATCCGGCGACACGCACCTTTCAGGCACTTCGGATTCGAGTGAATAACGAGTTGGGAGAGATTCAATCGCTGCTGAAGAGCGCGGGGTCTCTGTTGAAGCCGGGCGGGAGGTTGGTGTTGATCAGCTTCCACTCGTTGGAGGACAGGCTGGTGAAAGACGCGTTCAAGGCGGCGAAGGACGCGAAGATATTTGAGATTTTGACGAAGAAGCCGGTTGTGGCGGCTGAGCAGGAACAGATGAGAAATCCGCGGTCGCGCAGTGCCAAGATGAGGGCGGCCGAAAAAGTTTAGGTACAAGATTCTCTATTGCACTGAAAATGGTGCAGTCTATAGAGAGAACAAGTGATCGGGCCGGGGTTGTCCCACCTTCTTTCAGGCGAAAGACAACTCTGCAACAAAAAGTCCCTTCCTCCATAGCGATCCCGGCCCGGTTCGTACGTTGAGGAGAGTGGTACAGATTTCGGGTTCAGGTTTCAGAGGCAGATTTAGAGAGGTGCACGATGGCAGCTTCGGCGATGGCAGGACAACAGTTAGAGATGCTAGGTTCGCGGGCGCACAGCCGTGCGGAGTCGCTGACGGCGCGGAATCGTGAGTTGTATGAGACGCAACGGCGTGCGCGGCGTGGGCCTACGCCTGAGGTCTTCTTTACGAAGCACATCGACAACAGCCGCATTGTGAAGGCGGACGATCCGGAGCGGCGGCGCGAGATGCGCACGTTTACCGCGGTGATGAGTGTGTTGTTTGTGCTGGTGATGGTTTATGTCTGGCAGCACTTTTCGGCGATTGAGATTGGTTATCACGTCGAGGCGCAGAAGGCGCAGGTGGAGCAGTTGCGGGAGGAGAATCGGCAACTGCGGTTGAATGAGGCGCAGTTGACGGATCCGGGTCGGATTGACCGGATTGCCAAGCAGCTTGGTCTGGGGGAGCCTCAGCCTGGGCAGGTGGTGCGGCCGGAGGGCGGCGGAGATCCGAATGCTCCGGCGTTGGCGCAGGCGAGTGCTCCGGCGATGCAGATTGCTCAGTAGTCGGTTGTCGGCAGAGGGTGTTCGACTTTGTTGAGAACGTGAGACGAAGAGGACCAGGAAGTACACTAACGATAAAGCAGGGATGAGATGAACAAGGCGCCACGGCAGACGTTGACCGCTCCGATACGGAGGATCCGTTTCGCCTATGTGGCGCTGTTTTTTTGCGCCTGGACGACGTTGATCGCGGTGCGGCTGGGTTGGCTGCAGGTGGTGCGGCACTCGGACTTTGTGCATCGGGCGGCGTTGCAGCAGCAGAGGACGTTCGAGGTGGCTCCGCGGCGGGGGATGCTGTATGACCGCAATCTGCGGGAGCTTGCGGTGACGGTGCAGGTGGATAGTGTGTATGCGGTGCCGTCGGAGCTTGGGGACAATCGTGCGAGCGCGGCGGAGATATTGGCAGAGATTGTGCACGCGGATCCGAGAGACAACTTTACGTCGCAGCAGCAGATGCTGGCGCGGTTCAACGCTTCGAAGAACTTTGCGTGGGTGGCGCGGAAGGTCGATCCAGGTATTGCCGATCGTCTGCGTGAGTTGAATTTGAAGGGCGTTTATTTTCAGAAGGAGTTCAAGCGGTTTTATCCGAACAACGATCTGGCCGCGCAGGTGCTGGGGTATGTGGGGACGGATGATATCGGGCTGGGCGGGTTGGAGCGGCAGTTCGACGATGACATGCATGGTGAGCCTGGGCATATGTTGACGGCGCTCGATGCGAGACGGCATGTGCTGGGCAGTGAGGAGAACCAGCCGATGCCGGGTGAGAATCTCGTGTTGTCGATCGACGCGAATATTCAGTACATGGCGGAGCGAGCGCTGGATGCTCAAGTGGAGAAGGTAAAGGCTCTGCATGGGACGGTGGTGGTGCAGGACCCACACACGGGGCAGGTTCTGGCGCTGGCTGTGTCTCCGCGTTTCAATCCCAACGACCAAAAGCACATGGATGCGAATGTGCTGACGAACCTGGCGGTGAGTGATGTGTATGAGCCGGGATCGACGTTCAAGTTGGTGACTTACTCGGCTGCGATCGATGCGGCGGGGGTGCAGCCTACGGACATCGTCGACTGCCAGGGTGGCGCGATGACGATGTACGGCCGCACGTTGCATGATGACAGGAGCGATCACTTTGGTCGGGTGACGGTGCAGTATGCGCTGGAGCACTCGAGCGACGTTGGTGCGGCAAAGATGGCGTTGAAGTTGGGGAATCAAAAGTTCTATGACTATATGAAGGCGTTTGGCTTCGGCGATCGCTCGGGGATTGAGCTGCCGAGTGAGACGCGTGGACTGCTACGGAATCCGAGGAAGTGGGGCGCGACGAGCATTTTGTCCATGGCAATTGGGCAGGAGGTTGGCGTTACGCCGGTGCAGCTTGTAACGATGGTGAGCACAATTGCAAATGGTGGGGTGTATATGCCTCCGCATGTGCTGCTGCAGTCGACCGATGAGATGAAGGGCGATCCGCGGCTGAAGCCTGCGGCGTTCCGGCCTGCGAATGGGCTGCCTGCGACTCTGCCGGATGGTGCGCATCGAGTGATCACAGAGATGACTTCCGCGAAGATGCGGATGATGATGCAGGGCATTGTTACGGAGGGTACGGGGCGACAGGCTGCGCTGAACGGTTATAGCTCGGGCGGTAAGACGGGCACGGCGCAGAAGGTTGATCCGGCGACGCACACTTACTCTCACACGAAGCTGGTGGCAAGCTTTGCTGGTTTTGCGCCGGTAAGCAATCCTGCTATCTCGGTTGCCGTGGTGATCGATACTCCGACGGCGGGTAGCGAGGTGCAGCACTATGGCGGTGCGGCGAGCGCGCCGGTGTTTGCGGAGGTGGCGCAACAGGTGCTGGAGTACCTGGGCGTGCCGCATGATCAGCCGCTGAAGACACAGAAAGAGTTGATTGTGGCGGCGAAGACGGAGGCGGACGGGGATGCGCCGAGCGAAAACACCGCGGATTTGAATGCGATGTTTGATGATGTGAATAGCTTGCCGGCGGATGATCCGCTGCGCGCTCCGGCGAACGCTGCGGCTGCCGAAGTTGCGGCGAACCAGACGCAGGTTGCTGCGACGCAGAAGGTTCAGGGAAAGACGGCTGAGATTTTGAATATGCTGCCGGCGAAGGTTCTGGCGGCGTTCCATTCAGAGGATGGGAGCGGTTCTGTGTCTCATGAGTCTGCGCCACTGGCGGAGCTGAAGGCTCGTCCTACCGTTGAGGAAAAGGAGCAGGGGGCGGTTGTCGTGGACGCTGGGCTGCGTGTGCCTGTGCCCTCGTTTGAGGGTTCGGGGTTGCGGGGGGTGGTGGAACGGGCGGATTCAATGGGTTTGCGGGTGCAGGCCGTGGGGAGTGGTTTGGCCAGAGAGCAGGCGCCTGCGGCGGGGACGATGGTACCGGCGGGAACTGAGATCGTGGTGCGGTTCAGTCGATGATGGTTTTGTGCTGTGACATATTCGTGTTCTCGACTAGCATCCCTTTATGAATTGGGAGAGTGTCTGTAACGGGCTCAGTTCCGTGGATCGTTTTTGCGCGCCGGTAGAGGTTTCGGGGGTTGAATATGACTCTCGGCGGGTGAGACGCGGGGATGTGTTTGTTGCGATGCGCGGTGAGGCGACGGATGGAAATCGCTATTTAGAGGCGGCGATCGCGAAGGGGGCGGCTGCGGTGGTGACGGACTCTCGCGAGGCTTATGAGAGGCTGCGCCGCGAGCATGTGAGCGTTGGCGCGGCGTTGGTGGAGCGGGGACGTCGGGGTCTGGCGGAGTTTAGCGCGACGGTGATGGGGCATCCGGAGCGTGGTCTTGCCTTGAGCGCAGTGACCGGCACGAATGGAAAGACGACTACGGCATTTTTGTTGGAGGCGATGCTGCGGAGTGTGGGGCGAATGTGCGTGTTGATCGGGACGATTGAAACTCACGTGGGAGATGAAGTGAGGGTGTCGCCGCATACGACGCCGGAGGCCTCCGATACACTTCGAATTTTTGCCGACGGCGTGAAGGTAGGCGCGACGGAGGCGGTGATGGAGATGTCGTCGCATGCGCTGGAGCAGGAGCGGGTTTGGGGGCTGCCGGTGGATGTGGCGATGTTTACGAATCTGACGCAGGACCATCTGGATTTTCATGGGACGATGGAGAGATATTTTGCTGCGAAGGTGAGGCTGTTTGAGGGTGTGGGGGCGGCTCCTCCCCGGGTTGCCGTGATCAATGAGGATGACTGGTGGGGTGGCGAACGCCTGGCGCACAGTTCATTGCGGTCGGAAGTCATGCTGTATGGAATAGAGGGTGGGGAGTATCGAGCGGAGAATGTGGTGCTGCGGGCTGGCGAGACGCGTTTTTTGATCAAGACGCCATACGGGGATGCTGCTCTAAGATCGTCTCTGACTGGGCGGGTGAATGTGTACAACCTGCTTGCGGCTTCCTGCGCTGCGCTGGCGCGCGGGTTGACACTGGAGCAGGTTGTTGCGGGCGCCGCTGCAGGGGCGCAGGTGCCGGGGCGGTTTGAAGTGGTGCCTTCGTCGAACGCTGTGACCGTTGTGGTGGACTACGCACACACGGATGATGCTCTGAGGAACCTGATTTCACTGGCGCGAGAGTTGGTGAAGGAACGCAGCGGGAGGGTGATTACTTTGTTTGGTTGTGGCGGCGATCGGGA
Encoded here:
- a CDS encoding penicillin-binding protein; this encodes MNKAPRQTLTAPIRRIRFAYVALFFCAWTTLIAVRLGWLQVVRHSDFVHRAALQQQRTFEVAPRRGMLYDRNLRELAVTVQVDSVYAVPSELGDNRASAAEILAEIVHADPRDNFTSQQQMLARFNASKNFAWVARKVDPGIADRLRELNLKGVYFQKEFKRFYPNNDLAAQVLGYVGTDDIGLGGLERQFDDDMHGEPGHMLTALDARRHVLGSEENQPMPGENLVLSIDANIQYMAERALDAQVEKVKALHGTVVVQDPHTGQVLALAVSPRFNPNDQKHMDANVLTNLAVSDVYEPGSTFKLVTYSAAIDAAGVQPTDIVDCQGGAMTMYGRTLHDDRSDHFGRVTVQYALEHSSDVGAAKMALKLGNQKFYDYMKAFGFGDRSGIELPSETRGLLRNPRKWGATSILSMAIGQEVGVTPVQLVTMVSTIANGGVYMPPHVLLQSTDEMKGDPRLKPAAFRPANGLPATLPDGAHRVITEMTSAKMRMMMQGIVTEGTGRQAALNGYSSGGKTGTAQKVDPATHTYSHTKLVASFAGFAPVSNPAISVAVVIDTPTAGSEVQHYGGAASAPVFAEVAQQVLEYLGVPHDQPLKTQKELIVAAKTEADGDAPSENTADLNAMFDDVNSLPADDPLRAPANAAAAEVAANQTQVAATQKVQGKTAEILNMLPAKVLAAFHSEDGSGSVSHESAPLAELKARPTVEEKEQGAVVVDAGLRVPVPSFEGSGLRGVVERADSMGLRVQAVGSGLAREQAPAAGTMVPAGTEIVVRFSR
- a CDS encoding division/cell wall cluster transcriptional repressor MraZ codes for the protein MFRGNHPTRVDEKGRLKLPAEFKRRVDELYGPQFYITSMDGKRAQVYPLKEWEQIEASLSTMSPMDPVRKKFQDVTNFYGQMAEMDAQGRVLIPQKLRELAKVTGEVNVLGSQTLLEVVNAELFDAEMKKASGAVELTDADLMAFADKTKAVA
- the rsmH gene encoding 16S rRNA (cytosine(1402)-N(4))-methyltransferase RsmH, which produces MKSPQHVPVLLEEVLEYLNVRPGGVIVDATLGLAGHSLEIAKRLGGKGKLIGFDRDPEAMEKAKARLEVLRAELGDAMPEVAFEPRAFSEASGVIAPGSLDGLLADFGVSSLQLDEAHRGFSFRTDGPLDMRMDTRSGETAEQVVNQEDENELADLIYEFGEERRSRRIARAIVRARPITTTAELARIVSAEAPPMKGEKIHPATRTFQALRIRVNNELGEIQSLLKSAGSLLKPGGRLVLISFHSLEDRLVKDAFKAAKDAKIFEILTKKPVVAAEQEQMRNPRSRSAKMRAAEKV
- a CDS encoding UDP-N-acetylmuramoyl-L-alanyl-D-glutamate--2,6-diaminopimelate ligase, which encodes MDRFCAPVEVSGVEYDSRRVRRGDVFVAMRGEATDGNRYLEAAIAKGAAAVVTDSREAYERLRREHVSVGAALVERGRRGLAEFSATVMGHPERGLALSAVTGTNGKTTTAFLLEAMLRSVGRMCVLIGTIETHVGDEVRVSPHTTPEASDTLRIFADGVKVGATEAVMEMSSHALEQERVWGLPVDVAMFTNLTQDHLDFHGTMERYFAAKVRLFEGVGAAPPRVAVINEDDWWGGERLAHSSLRSEVMLYGIEGGEYRAENVVLRAGETRFLIKTPYGDAALRSSLTGRVNVYNLLAASCAALARGLTLEQVVAGAAAGAQVPGRFEVVPSSNAVTVVVDYAHTDDALRNLISLARELVKERSGRVITLFGCGGDRDKTKRPRMGRAAGEGSDLVVLTSDNPRSEDPMMIMEEALVGVRETAARCIVEQDRAAAIEIAIHAAKVGDIVLIAGKGHEKVQILRDGTVPFDDVAVAAGVLRGIA
- a CDS encoding DUF2127 domain-containing protein; the encoded protein is MMVKEPISSRGLVQTREQGDHPAGVHDRGLMLIGLFKLAKAIFFFCIGAGAIHLLHKDIGDEVTRLALKLRFDPESRLVALLLHKADLIDAHRLRQISVGTFGYSALALTEGVGLLLEKVWAEYLTLILTVSFLPWELYELVRKPDGFRLSLLVINLAVLAYLVWLLRRKKLLGGS
- the ftsL gene encoding cell division protein FtsL, encoding MAASAMAGQQLEMLGSRAHSRAESLTARNRELYETQRRARRGPTPEVFFTKHIDNSRIVKADDPERRREMRTFTAVMSVLFVLVMVYVWQHFSAIEIGYHVEAQKAQVEQLREENRQLRLNEAQLTDPGRIDRIAKQLGLGEPQPGQVVRPEGGGDPNAPALAQASAPAMQIAQ